The DNA window GCACGCTTCGACTGGCGGCGATCTCCGTGCTGTCGTGTCTGATCGTCGCCATCGTCCTCGATCCGGGGGTCGTCGTCGGCTGACGGTGGGCGGGTTCGGCTCCGCTGAACTCCATCAGACACGATTTGGACTGAAACAGCCGGTCGCTCTAGAGTGTTAATCGAGTGGGTGTTTCGATAGAGATTGAGGTGAGTAGAACAGGATCGTTGCTGGGGCGGTGAACACTTCCAAAGCCCCAGCCGGCTCCGGTCGAGGGCCTCGCTGCGCTCCTCGCTCACTTCGTTCGCTGCGGTGCTTGCGTCGGCCGTCTTCCCGGAGCCGGCTGCCCCTTTGAGTCCCACCCAACCGCAACCGCCCCGCACCTCACGCCTCCCCAGCCTCGCGGGCTCCTCGTGCCCCGTCGGGGCACTCGGAGGCGCGCCGCCGCTCGGGCGATCGTTCACTCCTTCGCCTGTACTGACCACAGTCGGAGTACGACATGTCCTCTACGGAGGATCTCAACAGAGCCGCGAGTTTCGTATCCGTACCGCCGATCGAAAGCGGTCGATAGCGTCGAACCTCTCGGTGATTTCGATCACTTGGTTCACGGAAAGCACCGGCCGAGACTCCCGCGAGCAACGCGAGCGGGAGTCAGGCCGGTGCACGACCGAAGGGAGTGCACCGGCCGAGATTTGAACTCGGGTTGCAACCATGGCAAGGTTGCGTGATACCACTACACTACCGGTGCGTGCTTCGCGATCGATGCTCCGCCGGTGAGACACTTAAACCTATCACATTCCCGGCTCCGTGAGATCGATCGTCACCGACTCGGCCGACAGGTCGTAGAGGTTCATCTCGCGTCCCTTCGTCGAGTACCGCACTCCGACGGGCGTGATGAGGTCGACGCGCTGGAGCCGGCGCAGGTGGTAGGTGACCGCCTGAAGCGAGACGTCGAGCTCGTCGGCGATCTCGGAGGGCGTCGACGGCGACTCGCGGACGACGGCGATCACCTCGCGGGCGGTCGCCGACGCGAGGACCTCGAGGAGCCCGTCGGACTCCTCGAGCGAGGCGGTTCGGCGGTCCCGGTCGGAGTCGGACTCCGTCGGCGTCGGGGAGAGCTGTTCGAGCGTCATCGTCGGGGATCCGTGACGGTCGACCGGCGAGACGGGACGTGTCCGTCGACGACGGACGCGTCGGCGGCGGAGGAGGGGCTTCGGTCGGCGGGGGAGTACTCGATCGTCCGATCGTTCACTCTCGTTGAAACGAGCATCGGCTCTCTGAAGCGATGGGGTGCGGTCGGATAGGTATTGTGTCGTCACAAACGTCACTATCGACTGTATCGCCACAACAATCAATGTCCGCGCCCCGTATCTCCGAACATGGCTGAACTGGACGCGCCGAGGCGGGTTCACGTCGTCCCGCTCGGGTACGAGAAGGACCGCATCGTGGAGCCGGTCGTCGACGCCGACGCCGACGAGGCGCTCTTTTTGGAGCCGAACCCCGACGACGAGGGGGTCGACCGGCCGTCCTACCACGAGGAGGTCAGAGAGCGGATCCGGGACGCCGGGATCCGGACGGAGACGATCGAGTGCGACATCTTCGATCTGTACAGCTCGCTGGGGACGATCGCGGAGGTGGCCAATCGCTTCCGCGAACACAGCGTCTACGTCAACCTCGCGTCCGGCTCGAAGGTGACCGCGATCGGCGGGATGATCGCGTGTATGGCGACCGGAGCAGTCCCGTACTACGTGCGCGCGGAGACGTACGCGGGCGGCGAGGAACGGCCGGTCGCCTCGGGCGCGAGGCCGCCGGAGACGCTCCCGAAGTACCACATCGAGGAGCCGAAACGCGAACACGTCGCGGTCCTCGACCACGTCGACCGCGAGGGGTCCGTCACGAAGCGGGAGCTCATCGAGTACGGCCGCCGCGAGGGGCTCCCGTTCGTGGAGCGGTACGACGCGGAGGGCGTCCAGAACCCCGACCGGGGCTACTACCGGCGGCTCAACGCGCGGATCGTCGATCCCCTCGAAAGCCGCGGGTTCATCGAGATCGAGGAACACTCCAAGTACCAGTACGTCTCGGTCACGGAGAGCGGCGAGAACCACCTCCAGGCGTTCCGATACCTGCTCGAGGAGTGAGCGCGACGGGGACCGGGACCCGGAGTCCCGCGGTCCGCGCCCCCGTCAGCCCTATGTCGCTCTCGTACCGAGGGGATCCCATGGGGGTTCGTGGTACGCTCTCGAGGGCCCTCGACCGCCTCGAGCCGCCGCCGCGGATCGTCGACTGGTCCCTCCTCGCCGTCGTGCTCGCGGAGACGGTCACCGGACTGGTCTCCTTTACCGTCGGGACGCCCGCCGGCTGGCCGGTCTTCTGGCTCCACCGCGCGCTCGGACTCGCGATCGTCGTCCTCCTCGGCTGGAAGCTCGCCCGGGTTCGTCACCGCCTGACCGACCGGACGCTGTGGCGGCGGTCCACCGCCCTCTCGGTCCTCACCCTCGTCGCCGCGGTCGGGACGGTCTCGACGGGGGTCGTCTGGGTGTTCGGCCTCGACGTCCGGCTCTCCTACTGGACGCTGCTGTCCGTCCACGTCGGCTTCGGGCTGGCGCTCGTCCCCCTCGTCGTCGCCCACGCCTCGACCCGGTTCCGGCCGCCGAGACGGGTCGACTTCGAGGGGCGGCGGACCGCGATCCGGTACGGAGTCCTGTTGATCGCGGGCGCGATCGTCTACCGGCTCCAGCAGGGCGCGAACCGGCTGCTCTCGACGCCCGGCGCGGACCGGCGGTTCACCGGGTCACAGCCGCGCGAGGGGGACGGGAACGGCGCGTTCCCGGTCACCTCCTGGGTCGCCGACGACCCGGACCCGATCGACCGGTCGAGCTACCGGCTCTCGGTGACCGGGCTCGTCGCGGAGCCGCGGGAGTTCGCCGCTGACGACCTCGAGCGCGTCGGCGGCGACGAGACCTCGGCCCTGCTCGACTGTACGAGCGGCTGGTACACGGTTCAGGAGTGGGGCGGCGTGCGGGTCGGCGACCTGATCGAGGCGGCCGGCGGGGCGGACGGGAGCGGCCGGGCGCAGGGAGGCGACGGGACGGAGAGCGGCGAGGCGAAACCCGACGAGAGATACGTCCGGTTCGTCTCCGTCACGGGGTACCGGTGGACCCTCCCGCTCTCGGAGGCCGAGGACGCGCTGCTCGCGACCCGCGTCGGCGGCGACCCGCTCTCGCACGGCCACGGCGCGCCCGCACGTCTCGTCGCGCCCGGCCGCCGGGGGTTCCAGTGGGTGAAGTGGGTGACCCGCGTCGAGGTGCGCGCGGAACGCGACCCCGCGCAGTGGGTCGTCACGCTGGTGAGCGGGTTCGACTAGACCGGCGGCCGATCCCGAAACACCCGGATAGACCCGTGTGAACGCTCCACAGTCCGGAAACCGGACCGCTATCCTTTTAGTCCGTCGTCCGGAATCACGGGGTACAGTCTCGCTACGATGCGCACCGAGGACGGACTCACGATCTGTGTCCCGTCCTCGGTCGTCCGGGAAGCCGAGGACGACCGCGAGGCGACTCGCAAACTCGGCTACGTCGCCCGTGCGGCGGCGGTGTTCCGGGCGGACCGGCTCGTCGTCTTCCCCGACGGGGAGGGCGAACGGGACCGGGGCGGGGAGTACGTCCGCGCCGTGCTGGGGTACGCTGCGACGCCCCCGGAGCTCCGAAAGGACCTCTGGGGCGAACGCGACGAGCTCCGGTACGTCGGCGTGCTGCCGCCGCTTCGCGTGCCGTGGCGGACCGGCTCGGCCCCGAACGGGGACGAGTCGACAACACAGGGACTCGTGACCGAGGTCGGACCTGAAGGCCGCGTCCGGGTCAATTCCCCGCTGGGGGAACACCCGATCTCCCTGCTCGTCCCCTCCGGAATGGAGGTCGAGCGGGGGGAGCGCGTCACCATCAGGGTCTCTTCGAGAGAACCGGTCCGCGCCCGCATCACCGGGAAGCCGGAGGTCGGCTTCCAGGTCGTGGGCGCGGACCTGTCGGAAGCGCTCGCCGGCGACGACGTCGCCGTCGCCACGTCGCGACACGGGGAGGAGCTCTCCGTCTCGCGGCTCGGCGACCTCGTCGTCGACGCGCGGGAGGCCGGCGGCTACACCGTCGCCTTCGGCGCGCCGGAACGGGGGCTTCCGGAGATGCTCGGGCTCTCGCCCGACGACGTCCGGGCGGCCGTCGCCGACGGCCGCCGAGTCGAACCCGATCCGGGGTTCGACCTCTGGCTGAACACGATCCCGGCACAGGGCAGCGGGGTAGTCCGAACGGAGGAGGCTCTGTTCGCGACCCTCGGCTCGCTCACACTCACGGAGTAAACACATGCCACAACCAAGCCGACCACGAAAAGGCTCGCTGGGCTACGGCCCACGCACCCGCGCGGACAGCGAGGTACCGCGCATCCGCTCGTGGCCAGACGACGACGGTGCGCCCGCACTGCAGGGCTTCGCCGGCTACAAGGCCGGGATGACCCACGTCATGATGGTCAACGACGAGGCGGACTCGCCGCGTGAGGGGATGGAGGAGTCCGTCCCCGTCACGGT is part of the Halorubrum aethiopicum genome and encodes:
- a CDS encoding ArsR/SmtB family transcription factor — translated: MTLEQLSPTPTESDSDRDRRTASLEESDGLLEVLASATAREVIAVVRESPSTPSEIADELDVSLQAVTYHLRRLQRVDLITPVGVRYSTKGREMNLYDLSAESVTIDLTEPGM
- a CDS encoding HFX_2341 family transcriptional regulator domain-containing protein: MAELDAPRRVHVVPLGYEKDRIVEPVVDADADEALFLEPNPDDEGVDRPSYHEEVRERIRDAGIRTETIECDIFDLYSSLGTIAEVANRFREHSVYVNLASGSKVTAIGGMIACMATGAVPYYVRAETYAGGEERPVASGARPPETLPKYHIEEPKREHVAVLDHVDREGSVTKRELIEYGRREGLPFVERYDAEGVQNPDRGYYRRLNARIVDPLESRGFIEIEEHSKYQYVSVTESGENHLQAFRYLLEE
- a CDS encoding molybdopterin-dependent oxidoreductase, which codes for MGVRGTLSRALDRLEPPPRIVDWSLLAVVLAETVTGLVSFTVGTPAGWPVFWLHRALGLAIVVLLGWKLARVRHRLTDRTLWRRSTALSVLTLVAAVGTVSTGVVWVFGLDVRLSYWTLLSVHVGFGLALVPLVVAHASTRFRPPRRVDFEGRRTAIRYGVLLIAGAIVYRLQQGANRLLSTPGADRRFTGSQPREGDGNGAFPVTSWVADDPDPIDRSSYRLSVTGLVAEPREFAADDLERVGGDETSALLDCTSGWYTVQEWGGVRVGDLIEAAGGADGSGRAQGGDGTESGEAKPDERYVRFVSVTGYRWTLPLSEAEDALLATRVGGDPLSHGHGAPARLVAPGRRGFQWVKWVTRVEVRAERDPAQWVVTLVSGFD
- a CDS encoding putative RNA uridine N3 methyltransferase yields the protein MRTEDGLTICVPSSVVREAEDDREATRKLGYVARAAAVFRADRLVVFPDGEGERDRGGEYVRAVLGYAATPPELRKDLWGERDELRYVGVLPPLRVPWRTGSAPNGDESTTQGLVTEVGPEGRVRVNSPLGEHPISLLVPSGMEVERGERVTIRVSSREPVRARITGKPEVGFQVVGADLSEALAGDDVAVATSRHGEELSVSRLGDLVVDAREAGGYTVAFGAPERGLPEMLGLSPDDVRAAVADGRRVEPDPGFDLWLNTIPAQGSGVVRTEEALFATLGSLTLTE